A portion of the Bacillus thuringiensis genome contains these proteins:
- a CDS encoding thioredoxin family protein — MKANLTKEVLIMNLQQWADKGMSFDTYVNEMQVNQYELLHIYNNFLIPNELLPVLEERQNDGWRVIVLTADWCGDALLCVPVMKRISEVANIEMSLLIRDENLELMDQYLTNGTARAIPIFIFIDKDGNEQAVFGPRAPKVQELVTSMRATLPEKEDPTFEEKQKEMYANFRATLADDTSLWEHVMENMVEKIVK, encoded by the coding sequence ATGAAAGCAAATCTTACTAAAGAGGTGTTAATTATGAACTTACAACAATGGGCTGATAAAGGTATGTCCTTTGATACATATGTGAATGAAATGCAAGTAAACCAATACGAGCTACTACACATTTACAATAACTTTTTAATTCCAAATGAATTACTTCCTGTATTAGAAGAACGTCAAAATGACGGCTGGCGTGTTATCGTATTAACTGCTGATTGGTGTGGCGATGCTCTTTTATGCGTACCTGTTATGAAACGAATTTCTGAAGTTGCAAATATTGAAATGAGTTTATTAATTCGCGACGAAAACTTAGAATTAATGGATCAATATTTAACAAATGGAACAGCACGTGCGATTCCAATCTTTATTTTCATTGATAAAGATGGAAATGAACAAGCCGTCTTTGGACCACGCGCTCCAAAAGTACAAGAATTAGTAACTTCAATGCGCGCTACATTACCTGAAAAAGAAGATCCAACATTCGAAGAAAAACAAAAAGAAATGTATGCTAATTTCCGTGCTACATTAGCTGATGATACTTCTCTTTGGGAGCATGTAATGGAAAATATGGTGGAAAAAATAGTAAAATAA